From Paraburkholderia sabiae, a single genomic window includes:
- a CDS encoding ABC transporter ATP-binding protein — MSDHETLLKVDNLSVHFHIAQGGYPWSKKATLRAVDGVSFDVRRGETVGLVGESGCGKSTLARAIIGLAPVTSGSVQWKGNETVKGEAYRDTVQLRRDVQMIFQDPLASLDPRMTIEQIVAEPLKTHQPQLGREETRVRVRTMLERVGLSNHHLRRYPHEFSGGQCQRVGIARALIGEPQLVICDEPVSALDVSIQAQIVNLLRDLQRELSLSLLFVAHDLAVVKAISQRVLVMYLGRVMEFGDKRDVYREPQHPYTRALLSAVPLPDPVAERAREHVLLRGEIPSPLKPPSGCAFRTRCPDAIDACANERPVTKAAAGIGHTQVACIRAVMT, encoded by the coding sequence ATGAGCGATCACGAAACGTTACTCAAGGTCGACAACCTCAGCGTGCATTTTCATATCGCGCAAGGCGGCTATCCGTGGTCGAAGAAAGCGACGCTGCGCGCCGTCGATGGCGTGTCGTTCGACGTGCGCCGCGGCGAAACGGTTGGCCTCGTCGGCGAATCGGGCTGCGGCAAGTCGACACTCGCACGCGCGATCATCGGCCTTGCGCCTGTTACGTCGGGCAGCGTGCAGTGGAAAGGAAATGAAACCGTCAAAGGCGAAGCGTACCGCGACACCGTGCAACTCCGCCGCGACGTGCAGATGATTTTCCAGGATCCGCTCGCGTCGCTCGATCCGCGCATGACGATCGAGCAGATCGTCGCGGAGCCGCTGAAGACGCATCAGCCGCAACTCGGACGCGAAGAAACGCGCGTGCGCGTGCGGACGATGCTCGAACGCGTCGGCCTGTCGAATCATCATTTGCGGCGTTATCCGCATGAGTTTTCGGGCGGCCAGTGTCAGCGTGTGGGCATTGCGCGTGCGCTGATCGGCGAGCCGCAACTCGTGATCTGCGACGAGCCCGTGTCAGCGCTCGACGTGTCCATTCAGGCGCAGATCGTCAATCTGCTGCGCGACCTGCAACGCGAACTGTCGCTGTCGCTGCTGTTCGTCGCGCACGATCTCGCTGTCGTCAAAGCGATCAGTCAGCGCGTGCTCGTGATGTATCTCGGCCGCGTGATGGAGTTCGGCGACAAGCGCGACGTGTATCGCGAGCCGCAACATCCGTACACGCGAGCGTTGCTCTCCGCGGTGCCGCTGCCCGATCCCGTTGCGGAACGCGCGCGTGAACACGTGTTGTTGCGCGGCGAGATTCCTTCGCCGCTGAAGCCGCCTTCGGGCTGCGCGTTCCGCACGCGCTGCCCGGATGCGATCGACGCCTGTGCGAACGAGCGGCCCGTCACGAAAGCGGCGGCGGGCATCGGTCATACGCAAGTGGCCTGCATACGCGCCGTCATGACCTGA
- a CDS encoding DHA2 family efflux MFS transporter permease subunit: MSKTTSAPMNPADLPTATKVFAFSLLCLGFFMATLDIQIVASSLKDIGGGLSASQDELSWVQTSYLIAEIMVIPMTGWLTRVFSTRWVFAFSAFGFTVTSMLCGLAWDINSMILFRGLQGALGAAMIPTVFTTAFMLFPGKQRIIAATTIGALASLAPTIGPVIGGWITDQWSWHWLFYLNLVPGVLVTVLVPRYVDVDRADISLLKSGDYLGIVLMSGFLGCLEYVLEEGPRKNWFGDDVILFCAWICAICGFLFLVHAFTAKEPIVDLRALAIRNFGIGSLLSFITGIGLFCTVFLTPVFLSRVRGFDSLQIGIALLSVGCAQLVALTVYSRLARFVDMRLLMVFGLICFGVGCYLYVPLTNQWGWHELLIPQVLRGVGQQFCVPPIVTMALGSLPPSRLKSASGLFNLMRNLGGAIGIAVCSTMLNDRLNLHYERLDEHVTAGRPVVEDILRNQAAHFAAVGGDMLNGASAGLSSLHALMMREALVLTFSDTFLAVSLCFAVGLVSVLFSRPFGNTAPPPDAH, encoded by the coding sequence ATGAGCAAGACGACTTCCGCTCCCATGAACCCGGCCGATCTGCCGACCGCAACCAAAGTCTTCGCGTTCTCGCTGCTGTGCCTCGGCTTCTTCATGGCGACGCTCGATATCCAGATCGTGGCATCGTCGCTGAAGGATATCGGCGGCGGCTTGTCCGCGAGCCAGGACGAACTCTCCTGGGTGCAGACTTCGTATCTGATCGCCGAAATCATGGTGATTCCGATGACGGGCTGGCTCACGCGCGTGTTCTCGACGCGCTGGGTGTTCGCGTTCTCCGCGTTCGGCTTCACGGTGACGAGCATGCTGTGCGGACTCGCGTGGGACATCAACTCGATGATCCTGTTTCGCGGCCTGCAAGGCGCGCTCGGCGCAGCGATGATTCCCACGGTCTTCACGACTGCGTTCATGCTGTTTCCGGGCAAGCAGCGCATCATCGCCGCGACGACGATCGGCGCGCTCGCATCGCTTGCACCGACCATCGGCCCCGTAATCGGCGGCTGGATCACCGATCAATGGTCATGGCACTGGCTGTTCTATCTGAACCTCGTTCCGGGCGTGCTGGTGACGGTGCTCGTGCCGCGTTACGTCGACGTCGATCGCGCCGATATTTCGCTGCTCAAGAGCGGCGATTATCTCGGCATCGTTTTGATGTCAGGCTTTCTCGGCTGCCTCGAATATGTGCTCGAAGAAGGCCCGCGCAAGAACTGGTTCGGCGACGACGTCATTCTGTTTTGTGCGTGGATCTGTGCGATCTGCGGCTTTCTGTTTCTCGTGCATGCATTCACCGCGAAAGAGCCGATCGTCGATCTGCGCGCACTCGCGATCCGCAACTTCGGCATCGGCAGTCTGCTGTCGTTCATTACGGGCATCGGCCTGTTCTGCACGGTGTTTCTGACGCCTGTGTTTCTCTCGCGTGTGCGCGGTTTCGATTCGCTGCAGATCGGTATCGCGCTGCTGTCGGTGGGCTGCGCGCAACTGGTCGCGTTGACTGTGTATTCGCGCCTCGCACGTTTCGTCGATATGCGGCTGCTGATGGTGTTCGGCCTGATCTGCTTCGGCGTCGGCTGCTATCTGTATGTGCCGCTGACGAACCAGTGGGGCTGGCATGAACTGCTGATTCCGCAGGTGCTGCGCGGCGTCGGCCAGCAGTTCTGCGTGCCGCCCATCGTGACGATGGCGCTCGGTTCGCTGCCGCCTTCTCGCCTCAAGTCGGCAAGCGGTCTGTTCAATCTGATGCGCAATCTGGGCGGCGCAATCGGCATCGCCGTGTGCAGCACGATGCTCAACGACCGTCTGAACCTGCATTACGAACGGCTCGACGAACATGTGACGGCAGGCCGTCCCGTTGTTGAAGACATTCTGCGCAATCAGGCCGCGCATTTCGCGGCTGTCGGCGGGGACATGCTCAACGGCGCATCCGCGGGCCTCTCATCGCTGCACGCGCTGATGATGCGCGAAGCGCTCGTGCTGACCTTCTCCGACACGTTCCTCGCGGTCTCGCTGTGTTTCGCGGTGGGACTCGTCAGCGTGCTGTTTTCGCGGCCTTTCGGCAATACCGCGCCGCCGCCCGATGCGCACTGA
- a CDS encoding thiolase family protein translates to MNARDIVIAHPVRTPIGAFGGSLKDVPAVQLGATVVRETLRRSGLDAKALSSVVMGNVVQAGNKMNPARQASIGGGVPVSVPALTVNRVCGSGAQAIVSAAQEIALGLGDVAVAGGMENMDRAPYLLESGRWGSRMGNAQVHDSMLRDGLVDAFSNEHSGWHTEDLVSKAELTRAAQDEWAARSQQRFAAAQERGAFDAELVAVEIAGRKGTVQFARDEQPRPDTTIETLAKLRPAFRPDGTITAGNAPGLNSGAAAMIVAGRDYAETHGIEASARLAAFGIAAVEPGMFGLGPVPAVQIALERAGWKLGDVERVEINEAFAAVPLAVAQKLGLAHDIINVEGGAIAHGHPIGATGAILTTRLIHSMRRDGLKRGIVTLCIGGGQGIALALEIL, encoded by the coding sequence ATGAATGCACGCGATATTGTGATTGCTCACCCCGTCCGTACGCCGATCGGCGCATTCGGCGGGTCGTTGAAGGATGTGCCCGCCGTACAGCTCGGCGCGACGGTGGTGCGCGAAACGCTGCGGCGCAGCGGGCTCGATGCGAAGGCGTTGTCGTCGGTAGTGATGGGCAACGTCGTGCAGGCGGGCAACAAGATGAACCCCGCACGACAGGCGTCGATTGGCGGTGGCGTGCCGGTGTCGGTGCCCGCGTTGACGGTGAATCGTGTGTGCGGATCGGGCGCGCAGGCGATCGTGTCGGCCGCGCAGGAGATCGCGCTAGGACTCGGCGACGTGGCTGTCGCGGGCGGCATGGAGAACATGGACCGCGCGCCGTATCTGCTCGAAAGCGGCCGCTGGGGCAGCCGCATGGGCAACGCGCAGGTGCATGACAGCATGCTTCGCGACGGTCTCGTCGATGCGTTTTCGAACGAGCACTCGGGCTGGCACACGGAAGACCTCGTGAGCAAGGCTGAACTGACACGCGCCGCGCAGGACGAATGGGCTGCGCGTTCGCAGCAGCGATTCGCTGCCGCACAGGAGCGCGGCGCATTCGACGCGGAACTGGTCGCCGTTGAAATCGCGGGCCGCAAAGGCACCGTGCAGTTCGCACGCGACGAGCAGCCGCGTCCCGACACGACGATTGAAACACTCGCGAAGCTGCGTCCCGCGTTCCGTCCCGACGGCACGATCACGGCAGGCAATGCGCCTGGCCTGAACAGTGGTGCCGCGGCGATGATCGTCGCGGGACGTGATTACGCGGAAACACACGGCATCGAAGCGTCCGCGCGTCTCGCGGCATTCGGCATCGCCGCTGTCGAGCCAGGCATGTTCGGTCTTGGCCCGGTACCTGCCGTGCAGATCGCGCTTGAACGCGCGGGCTGGAAACTCGGCGATGTCGAACGCGTCGAGATCAACGAGGCGTTTGCTGCCGTGCCGCTCGCAGTCGCGCAAAAGCTCGGGCTCGCGCACGACATCATCAACGTCGAAGGCGGCGCGATTGCGCATGGCCATCCCATCGGCGCGACGGGTGCGATTCTCACGACACGCCTTATTCATTCGATGCGCCGCGATGGTCTGAAGCGCGGCATCGTGACGTTGTGCATCGGCGGCGGACAAGGTATCGCGCTAGCGCTCGAAATCCTCTAA
- the panE gene encoding 2-dehydropantoate 2-reductase, translating into MRILVVGAGATGGYFGGRLAQAGRDVTFLVREKRAEELRRAGLVIKSPRGDLTLRDVKTVLASQIAQPYDLVLLSCKAYNLDDAIESFAPAVGESTMILPVLNGMRHIDVLKQRFGASKVLGGQCVIAATLNREREIVQLNDMHSIGFGELDGGISERVRNVAAAFDGAGFDSAASDNILQQMWEKWVFLATLACSTSLHRAAIGDILKTPDGRRVIEGILGECKSVASANGYAIGDASNARAQTILFAEGSPLTASMLRDIEGQSRIEADHIVGDLIARGGDAQKEGALTLLRIAYSHLKAYEARLARQSA; encoded by the coding sequence ATGCGTATTCTCGTGGTGGGTGCGGGTGCAACGGGCGGATACTTCGGCGGACGTCTCGCGCAAGCGGGCCGCGACGTGACGTTTCTCGTGCGCGAGAAGCGCGCTGAAGAACTGCGGCGCGCGGGGCTCGTCATCAAGAGTCCACGCGGCGATCTGACGTTGCGCGACGTGAAGACCGTGCTCGCGTCGCAGATCGCGCAGCCTTACGATCTCGTGCTGCTGAGCTGCAAGGCCTACAACCTCGACGATGCGATCGAATCGTTCGCGCCCGCCGTCGGCGAGTCGACGATGATCCTGCCCGTGCTGAACGGCATGCGCCACATCGATGTACTCAAGCAGCGCTTCGGCGCGTCGAAAGTGCTGGGCGGGCAGTGCGTGATTGCCGCGACGTTGAATCGCGAGCGCGAAATCGTGCAGCTGAACGACATGCATTCGATCGGCTTCGGCGAACTGGATGGCGGTATCAGCGAGCGCGTGCGCAACGTGGCCGCGGCATTCGACGGCGCGGGTTTCGATTCCGCGGCTTCGGACAACATCCTGCAGCAGATGTGGGAGAAGTGGGTATTCCTCGCAACGCTCGCATGCAGCACGTCACTGCATCGCGCCGCTATCGGCGACATTCTGAAGACGCCGGACGGACGACGCGTGATCGAAGGCATTCTCGGCGAATGCAAGAGCGTTGCGTCGGCGAATGGTTACGCGATCGGCGATGCATCGAATGCGCGTGCGCAGACCATTCTCTTTGCGGAAGGCTCGCCGCTGACGGCTTCGATGCTGCGCGACATCGAAGGACAATCGCGGATCGAGGCGGATCATATCGTCGGCGATCTGATTGCGCGCGGCGGCGACGCGCAGAAGGAAGGCGCGCTGACGCTGCTGCGCATCGCGTACAGCCATCTGAAAGCCTATGAGGCGAGATTGGCGCGGCAGTCCGCATAA
- a CDS encoding OprD family outer membrane porin gives MTTQRSTSGASKFALLAVGLPALTIATAAFADDAAAPATAASAAVAQATPAAPATPAKPKLKHTPNTAEVQPETNNALVNAEADQVATPPEQLSSQAKSKGLIADSHLNLLFRNYADQFDNEGGPHRHAWVQGMQANFESGYTQGLVGLGFDASLFAALKLDGGNGAGNMVHVAKGGGGSDQLAWAYPGMYDIKGRISETVVKYGLQIVDNNPFMEPHDNRALPPTFLGVSAVSNDIHNVTLQAGSFTKVDARGHTNLIDLTSSYGGVTIKRLSYFGGNWDYSPNGTVTLYADQAEDVWNQFYAAISHSIGDVNTVKWAGLANIYSTHQTGSALQGHINNNAYSLSLSAQHGPHQVLLGYQQILGDQFFDYVNETNGIYLVNSMDVDYNAPHEKSFQLRYTFDGKYAGLPGFKAMLWGVTGWGADASAGAASNAIGPYTRNGEYVHGTHHEIGFIPSYTLQSGRFKDTKVTFIAMYHKSSSHYSDPNNMEYRLVVNVPVKVF, from the coding sequence ATGACAACCCAACGATCCACATCAGGAGCATCGAAATTCGCGTTGCTGGCGGTAGGCCTGCCCGCGCTGACGATTGCAACCGCCGCGTTCGCAGACGACGCAGCCGCACCCGCCACAGCCGCCAGCGCAGCAGTGGCGCAAGCAACACCCGCAGCGCCCGCAACGCCTGCCAAACCGAAGCTGAAGCACACGCCGAATACCGCGGAAGTGCAGCCGGAAACCAACAACGCACTCGTGAACGCCGAAGCCGATCAGGTCGCGACGCCGCCCGAGCAGTTGTCGAGCCAGGCGAAAAGCAAAGGTCTGATCGCCGACAGCCATCTGAACCTGCTGTTCCGCAACTACGCGGACCAGTTCGATAACGAAGGCGGACCGCATCGCCATGCATGGGTGCAGGGCATGCAGGCAAACTTCGAATCGGGCTATACGCAAGGGCTCGTCGGTCTAGGCTTCGATGCGTCGCTGTTCGCGGCGCTCAAGCTCGACGGCGGCAACGGCGCGGGCAACATGGTGCACGTCGCGAAAGGCGGCGGTGGCTCCGATCAGCTCGCGTGGGCATATCCGGGCATGTACGACATCAAGGGACGCATTTCCGAAACGGTCGTCAAATACGGCTTGCAGATCGTCGATAACAACCCGTTCATGGAACCGCACGACAACCGCGCGTTGCCGCCGACGTTCCTCGGCGTATCGGCTGTGAGCAACGACATCCACAACGTCACGCTCCAGGCAGGCAGCTTCACGAAAGTCGACGCACGCGGTCACACGAACCTGATCGACCTGACGTCATCGTACGGCGGCGTGACGATCAAACGTTTGTCCTACTTCGGCGGCAACTGGGACTATTCGCCGAACGGCACGGTCACGCTGTACGCGGACCAGGCTGAAGACGTGTGGAATCAGTTTTACGCCGCAATTTCGCATTCGATCGGCGATGTGAACACCGTCAAGTGGGCGGGCCTCGCGAACATCTATTCGACGCACCAGACGGGTTCCGCGCTGCAAGGGCATATCAACAACAACGCGTATAGCCTGTCGCTGTCGGCACAACATGGTCCGCACCAGGTGCTGCTCGGTTATCAGCAGATTCTCGGCGACCAGTTCTTCGATTACGTGAACGAGACCAACGGCATCTATCTCGTGAACTCGATGGACGTCGACTACAACGCGCCGCACGAAAAGTCATTCCAGCTGCGTTATACGTTCGACGGCAAGTATGCAGGTCTGCCCGGCTTCAAGGCGATGCTGTGGGGCGTGACGGGTTGGGGCGCGGATGCTTCGGCAGGCGCTGCTTCGAATGCAATCGGACCGTACACGCGCAACGGCGAATATGTGCACGGCACGCACCATGAAATCGGCTTCATTCCGAGCTATACGCTGCAAAGCGGCCGCTTCAAGGATACGAAGGTCACGTTCATCGCGATGTATCACAAGTCGTCGTCGCACTACTCGGACCCGAACAACATGGAGTACCGGCTGGTTGTGAATGTGCCGGTGAAGGTGTTCTAA
- a CDS encoding efflux transporter outer membrane subunit gives MKSIVAKALAVAAAMTLAACAVQPETHADLPQTVKTVAPDAWSVDAPKDSVDADQWWSQFGDPTMHKLVDLVLNDNLDVKAAVERVKQAQEVTKQQRAALSPQLDAGATAAYKRQNTPPPLGYVKQGGVGLTASWQPDVFGGERLAVLAAQAQVSGRQSALNELRLALAANAAAAYIDLRWAQTQLQIVNDNEEIRSRALKLTQQRLKYGLSTQLDVARAQNQLQDLQAQLPRIKSNIQHDMSLIAVYSGRTPESVDTLLLSDARAIPVPSQSVPQTLPSEALLRRPDVRTAYATVEQRAAEVGVARADRYPKFNLSLTDGILASSYLGMPTLTDNLFSAALNATSPIFNAGRITAHIEENESRMRESQLGLQQTMLTALKEIEDTRSDLVNGDAEVAKLTGALDASGHALKLSTELYKGGASSFLDVLDAQEAYLRDSESLNQAKRDHAQAAVALYRSLGGGWDAPANSDVAKAKQSTDVAAN, from the coding sequence ATGAAATCGATCGTAGCCAAAGCGCTCGCCGTTGCCGCCGCCATGACGCTCGCGGCCTGTGCGGTGCAGCCCGAGACGCACGCGGATTTGCCGCAGACGGTGAAGACCGTCGCCCCCGACGCGTGGAGTGTCGACGCGCCGAAAGACAGCGTGGACGCCGACCAATGGTGGTCGCAATTCGGCGACCCGACGATGCACAAGCTCGTCGATCTCGTGCTGAATGACAACCTCGACGTGAAAGCCGCCGTCGAGCGCGTGAAGCAGGCGCAGGAAGTCACGAAGCAGCAACGCGCCGCGCTCTCGCCGCAACTCGATGCAGGCGCGACGGCTGCGTACAAACGGCAGAACACGCCGCCGCCGCTCGGCTATGTGAAGCAAGGCGGCGTCGGCCTGACGGCTTCGTGGCAACCGGACGTGTTCGGCGGCGAACGTCTTGCCGTGCTCGCGGCGCAGGCGCAGGTGTCGGGCCGTCAATCGGCGTTGAATGAATTGCGCCTCGCGCTCGCCGCGAATGCCGCTGCCGCCTACATCGATTTGCGCTGGGCGCAGACGCAATTGCAGATCGTCAACGACAACGAGGAAATTCGCAGCCGCGCGCTGAAGCTCACACAACAGCGCCTGAAATATGGACTCTCGACGCAACTCGACGTCGCGCGTGCGCAGAACCAGTTGCAGGACTTGCAGGCGCAGCTTCCGAGGATCAAGTCGAATATTCAGCACGATATGAGTCTGATCGCCGTGTACTCGGGACGCACGCCGGAAAGCGTCGACACGCTGCTGCTCAGCGATGCGCGCGCGATTCCCGTGCCTTCGCAAAGCGTGCCGCAGACGCTGCCTTCCGAAGCGCTGCTGCGCCGCCCCGATGTGCGCACCGCTTACGCGACGGTCGAACAGCGCGCGGCCGAAGTGGGCGTCGCGCGCGCGGACCGTTATCCGAAGTTCAATTTGAGCCTTACCGACGGCATTCTCGCGTCGTCGTATCTCGGCATGCCGACGTTGACGGACAACCTGTTCAGCGCCGCGTTGAATGCGACGAGCCCGATCTTCAATGCGGGGCGCATCACCGCGCACATCGAGGAAAACGAGAGCCGCATGCGCGAATCGCAACTGGGCCTGCAACAGACGATGCTCACCGCACTGAAGGAAATCGAGGACACGCGCAGCGATCTCGTCAACGGCGATGCGGAAGTTGCCAAGCTCACCGGCGCGCTCGATGCGTCGGGCCATGCGCTTAAGTTGTCGACGGAACTGTACAAGGGCGGCGCGTCGAGTTTCCTCGATGTGCTCGATGCGCAGGAAGCGTATCTGCGCGACTCGGAGTCGTTGAATCAGGCGAAGCGCGACCATGCGCAAGCGGCTGTCGCGCTGTATCGCTCGCTCGGCGGCGGCTGGGACGCGCCTGCGAATAGCGACGTCGCGAAGGCGAAGCAGTCGACGGACGTTGCCGCGAACTGA